The genomic interval AGCGGCTGGATTGCGCTTGGTTTCGATAGACACGCGAACTATACCCGTGTTCATGAGTTTAAATCTGGAAATTCTTTCACGCGCGGCGGACGAGGCGCGCGGATTGGCGATGGACGCGGTGCAATCGTCGAAATCCGGCCACCTCGGTCTTCCCCTGGGCTGCGCGGAAATGGGCGCGGTCCTTTACGGCTCCGTCCTGAAGCATAACCCGGATGAACCGCGCTGGATCGGCCGTGACTATTTCGTCCTCTCCGCCGGCCACGGCAGCATGTTCCTTTACGCCTGGCTGCATATGAGCGGTTACGATTTGCCGATGGCGGAGATCAAAAATTTTCGACAATTGCACAGCAAGACGCCGGGCCATCCCGAATTCTTCGAGACGCCGGGAGTCGAATGCACGACCGGCCCGCTCGGCCAGGGGGTGGCCAATTCCGTTGGCATCGCGGTGGCGATGAAAATGGCGGCGGAACGTTTCAACACGAGCGAGCACCGCATTTTCGATCAGCACTGCATTTGTCTCGCGGGGGACGGTTGTTTGCAGGAAGGCGTTTCCGCGGAAGCCGCGGCGTTCGCCGGACATTTCGGGCTCGATAATTTGATCCTGATTTACGATTCGAACGCCGTCACCCTCGATGCGCCGGCGACGGCCACGCAAAGCGAGGACACCGCCATGCGCTTCAAGGCGTACGGCTTCGACGTCCAGGAAATCAACGGCCAGGACATGCAGGCGTTTCTCGACGCCCTCAATAACGCGAAGGAGAACAACAACGGCCGGCCGAAGTTCATCATCGCGCACACCTTGATCGGCAAAGGCATTCCGGAGGTCGCGGGGACGTTCAAAGCGCACGGGGAAGCGGGCGTGAAATTCGTCGATGCGGCCCGCAAAGGTCTTGGCCTGCCGGAGGAACATTATTTCGTCTCGAAAGAGACCTACGATTATTTCGCGGAGCACAAAAAGAAGCTGCTCGCGGATTACGGCGTCTGGGAAAAAATGTATGGCGATTGGCGCCAGAAAAACGCGGAGAAGGCAAAGCAGCTCGACGACGCGATCGACCGAAAGGTGGATTCCGGGCTTTTGGCGAAAATTCCGGAATTCCCGAAGGATGCGAAGATCGCGACGCGCAAGGCCGGCAGTGACGCGCTTCAGCCTCTGGCGCAGGCGATGCCGTTCTTCGTCAGCGGGAGCGCGGATCTCCATGGCTCGACCTTGAATTACATTAAGGATGGCGGCGATTTCACCCGCGAGACGCCGGGCGGCCGCAACATTCATTTCGGAATTCGCGAACACGCCATGTGCGCGATCATGAACGGCATTTCCTATCACGGAGTTTTCCGGGCGTCGGGCGCGACTTTTTTGGTGTTCACCGATTATTGCCGCCCTTCGATTCGTCTCGCGGCGCTCTCGAAGCTGCCGAACATTTATATCTTCACCCACGACTCGATTGGGGTCGGTGAAGATGGTCCAACCCACGAGCCGGTCGAAACGGTGAGTTCGGTCCGCGTCATGCCGCAGATCGATGTGATCCGGCCGGCCGACCCGGAAGAAACGGCCGGCGCGTTTGTGGCGGCGGCGGAACGCATTGACGGGCCGACCTTGCTCGCCCTCACCCGGCAGGCCGTGCCGATGTTGAACGATATCGACGTGAAAACGCGCCGGGAAGGCGTCAGTCGCGGCGGTTACATCGCGAAGCGCGAAACCGGCAAACTGGACCTGATTCTGTTGTCCTGCGGCAGCGAGTTGCAGCACGCGATGAAAGCCGCCGGCGAGTTGGGCGAGGGGACGCGGGTTGTTTCGATGCCCTGCTTCGAGCGCTTCAACCGGCAATCGGCCGAGTACCGCGAAGAAGTGTTGCCGTCGTCGTGCCGGCGCCGCGTGGCGATTGAAGCCGGCGTGCCGCAGCTCTGGTCACAATACGTGGGCCTCGATGGGAAGATCGTCGGCTTGCATCGCTTTGGCATGAGCGCGCCGGGCGATCAAGTGATGAAGGAAATGGGAATCGACGCCGCCCATGTGGTCGAGGCGGCGAAATCGCTTTAATTTTTCAGCGCCAACGGCGCAGCATCACTTCAAGCCTGGGGCAACGCCCCAGGATAAATAGCAATTAGTCAGCAGCGCTGAAAGCGCGATTCAAAGCTGAGTGGTCGCGCTTCGTGATGACCCGCCGTGAGTCGCGCTTTCAGCGCTGGTGCCCTCCGATTGTTTTACCTGGGACGTTGCCCCAGGCTAAGATGAAATTGCGCCGTTGGCGCGTTACATCGGCTCCGGAACGTTCCGGGCGCGATCTTCGAAGCGGGTGAATTCCTTCAGGAAGGTCAGCGCAATTTCGCCCACCGGGCCATTTCGCTGCTTCGCAATAATCAGCTCGGCTTCACCGGCTTTCTCGGCCCGGGCGTCTTCATCTTCTTCGTAGATTTCCGGCCGCACCAGCAGGCCCACTAAATCCGCGTCCTGTTCGATCGAGCCCGACTCACGCAAATCGCTCAGGCGCGGTTTGCCGCCGGTCCTCGCTTCCGGCTGGCGATTCAACTGGGCCAGCACGACCACCGGCACCTTCAATTCCTTGGCGAGACCTTTTAAGCCGGATGAGATTTCGGAAATTTCGAGCTGCCGATTGTCCTGCGCGCGCCGCGTCGTCGAACGCAACAACTGCAAGTAATCGACTACGATCAGCTTGATGTCCTTCTGTGCCTTGAGCCGGCGTGCCTTCGCCCGCAATTCGAGAATGCTCAGGCTCGCACTGTCGTCGATGAAGATTTGCGCTTCCGCCAGCTTGGAGGCCGCAGCCGTCAAACTCGGAAAATCGCGCTCGGCCAAAAATCCATCCCGCACCTTTTGCAGGTTCACCCGCGCCCGAGAGCAGAGGAGACGTTGCACCAGCTGCTGGCTGCTCATTTCCAAACTGAAAACCGCCACCGGCAATTTTTCATTGATCGCGACATGCTCGGCGATGTTCATGGCCAGCGCCGTCTTACCCATGCTGGGCCGCGCGGCGATCACGATCATCTCGGCTTCGTGCAAACCGTTCGTCATTCGGTCCAGCTCGGCGAACCCGGTCGAGATCCCGGTAATTCCGCCGCGCCTCTCGTAAAGCTGTTCGATCGCTTCGATCGCCTCCATCACCTGGTCCTTCATGGTCAGCATCTGGCCCTTGAAGCGATCTTCGCCCACGGAGAAAATTTTCTGCTCCACTTCGTCGAGCAGGTTGTGCACTTCATCCTGTTCCTCGAACGAACGGCGCACGCTTTCCGTGCAGGCGGCGATGATCTGGCGGAGAATGTATTTGTCCCGAACGATCTCGAGATAGTAGGTCACGTTCGCCGCCGTCGGGACAAAGGTGAAAAGACTCGTGACCGCCGCGGCGCCGCCGACGGTTTCGAGCAGATTCTGATCGCGCAAAACCTGCGTAAACGTGATTAGGTCGATCCCCTGTCCCGCGTTCCAAAGCTCGACCAGGACCGTGTAGATTGTCTGATGCGCGGGGTCGTAAAAATAGTCCTCGTTAATTTTTTCGACGCATTCCGCGATGATTTCGCGCGGCGAAATCAGCATGGAACCGAGGACGCCCTGCTCGGCCTCGACGCTGTGCGGCAACGTCCTGTGAATATCCTGCGAGGAAGCTGTGAATGACCCGCCGCCGTTTTGGCCGCCATTCTTTTGCGGCCAGCCTCGGCCGGGCTCGTTGCCCGATTTCTTGCGAGACTGCTGTCCTCCCCTCAGGGATGGATCAGTAGCCATTCATCTATTTGTGGTCGGTGCGTTTCCTAAACGGTCTCGCCTTTTCGGTGATCTCGCCGGCGGGCGCGGCGGCCGGGGCCGGAGCTTCTTCCTTCGAAGGTTTCACCTGGAAAATAAATTTCGCCGTGACGTCGTGGTGCAACTTGATCGGCACCTCGTGTTCGCCGGTGGTCTTGATTGGATGATCGAGCACAATGCGGTGGCGATCGATTTCGTTGCCGAGCTCGTTCTTCAGGCGCTTCACCAAATCCTGCGCGGTGATCGATCCGAACGCTTTTCCGGTCTCGCCAGTTTCGAGGGTGAAGACCACTTTGAGTTTGCTGATCCGGCGAGAAAGCTCTTCCGCTTCATTCAGTTCCGCGGCTTCGCGCGCGGCCCGTTTCGCTTTCAGGTTGTCGAGCTGACGCAGGCTGCGTTTGGTAACTTCGTAGGCTTTGCCCTGGGGCAAAAGAAAATTGCGCGCGTACCCGCGACGCACTTTTACGACGTCCGCCTCGGCGCCAAGGCCCGGGACGTTTTCGGTCAAAATAATTTCAGTGGAAGGCATGGCAAATTTTGTCTGATAAAGTGCCGCACGAAAAAAATCGGCGAGCGCGGGGGAGAGGATTATAGAATCCTCCACGGTGCTGTCAAACGCTTAGAAAAAGAATCGCCGCGCAGTGATCGGGCATTTGCAGTCTTCAACTTTGAGGCGATTTATTCGCGTCCAGAGCGTCTAGCGAAAGAGATTTATTTTCTGATCGTGCCCTGTTTGTCGACGACAATCACGTGTCCGTCCTTTGTTTCGTAACGTCCAGCAGCGGCGCGAACGGTCTTGCCGTTTGCGCCCCGAATGAATAACTGATTACGAGAAAGACGCGCCTGCCTACCGTCTCGGAATGTAATGGGATCTTCAGGGCGTAGCCGGACTGGACCCTCTTCGAGGACTCTTGGGGGCAACATCGTTGCCATGTGAGCTGTGAGTGAAAACGCTCCGGTATTATCGCTGTAATAACCTGGTGCCGTTTCCTTCCGCCGATCACCAGAATCCGCCAAGCCGAGGTAAAGGCGCGTGGCCGAAGGCGGTACCTCGAACTTCTGAAGATTACCCGTTTTTGTCCCGGTCAAGCCGTCTCCTATAAAAAAGATTTGGCCGATCTCTGGTGTCAATCTCGGGAATGCCGTGCCTTCGCCGGTGGAACTGAAATCCAAGGTCTTCGGCGCCGGGGCCTTCGGCTCTGCTGGGCCGAGAAAAACGCCGACCAGGCACCCGCTGGTCGATGCTCGAAAACCCGAAATGCCCCCGTAAGGCAAGATGATGCTTCCTTCGTTAATTGCTACGCCATCCGGGCCGGTCCCGCTACTGTGGGCGGGATCAATCGCCACTTGCCCGCCTACATCAGAAAAGGTCAGAATCTTTCGCGAACCTGCAACAAACCTAAACAAAACAGGCAGCAGGCCCGCGCCTCCGCCTCCCGGTTCAGGCGGAGACGAGTGACCCGCACCGAAGATATTCGCATTGCCGGGAATAACGAGCGGGGTGCCGAGCCAACCAGGTGCTGCCACGGCATCCGGGTCGCGTGGTCCAGCGGAAGCATCGAAATGAATAAGTATTGTCAGCAACGCCATCGCCGAGCCCCACGCTGTTGATTTCAATCGGAGTTTCCTCGGAACGACATGACTGACCTTATGGAGCTTTGTAATCATACCCGTTCCTTCGGAAAATCTCGTAGTCCGTTGCAGAAAATCGATTGATGGAGCGCGATCTTCTTGCGGCCCGCGTCGAATTCAGGGTCGCCCGCAGCGTTCCATCCATCACTTGATGCGAAGATCGCGCACCCTTTGGCAATCAACTGCGGGACGGTGGACCAGGGA from Chthoniobacterales bacterium carries:
- the dnaB gene encoding replicative DNA helicase, which encodes MATDPSLRGGQQSRKKSGNEPGRGWPQKNGGQNGGGSFTASSQDIHRTLPHSVEAEQGVLGSMLISPREIIAECVEKINEDYFYDPAHQTIYTVLVELWNAGQGIDLITFTQVLRDQNLLETVGGAAAVTSLFTFVPTAANVTYYLEIVRDKYILRQIIAACTESVRRSFEEQDEVHNLLDEVEQKIFSVGEDRFKGQMLTMKDQVMEAIEAIEQLYERRGGITGISTGFAELDRMTNGLHEAEMIVIAARPSMGKTALAMNIAEHVAINEKLPVAVFSLEMSSQQLVQRLLCSRARVNLQKVRDGFLAERDFPSLTAAASKLAEAQIFIDDSASLSILELRAKARRLKAQKDIKLIVVDYLQLLRSTTRRAQDNRQLEISEISSGLKGLAKELKVPVVVLAQLNRQPEARTGGKPRLSDLRESGSIEQDADLVGLLVRPEIYEEDEDARAEKAGEAELIIAKQRNGPVGEIALTFLKEFTRFEDRARNVPEPM
- the rplI gene encoding 50S ribosomal protein L9; amino-acid sequence: MPSTEIILTENVPGLGAEADVVKVRRGYARNFLLPQGKAYEVTKRSLRQLDNLKAKRAAREAAELNEAEELSRRISKLKVVFTLETGETGKAFGSITAQDLVKRLKNELGNEIDRHRIVLDHPIKTTGEHEVPIKLHHDVTAKFIFQVKPSKEEAPAPAAAPAGEITEKARPFRKRTDHK
- the tkt gene encoding transketolase, producing MSLNLEILSRAADEARGLAMDAVQSSKSGHLGLPLGCAEMGAVLYGSVLKHNPDEPRWIGRDYFVLSAGHGSMFLYAWLHMSGYDLPMAEIKNFRQLHSKTPGHPEFFETPGVECTTGPLGQGVANSVGIAVAMKMAAERFNTSEHRIFDQHCICLAGDGCLQEGVSAEAAAFAGHFGLDNLILIYDSNAVTLDAPATATQSEDTAMRFKAYGFDVQEINGQDMQAFLDALNNAKENNNGRPKFIIAHTLIGKGIPEVAGTFKAHGEAGVKFVDAARKGLGLPEEHYFVSKETYDYFAEHKKKLLADYGVWEKMYGDWRQKNAEKAKQLDDAIDRKVDSGLLAKIPEFPKDAKIATRKAGSDALQPLAQAMPFFVSGSADLHGSTLNYIKDGGDFTRETPGGRNIHFGIREHAMCAIMNGISYHGVFRASGATFLVFTDYCRPSIRLAALSKLPNIYIFTHDSIGVGEDGPTHEPVETVSSVRVMPQIDVIRPADPEETAGAFVAAAERIDGPTLLALTRQAVPMLNDIDVKTRREGVSRGGYIAKRETGKLDLILLSCGSELQHAMKAAGELGEGTRVVSMPCFERFNRQSAEYREEVLPSSCRRRVAIEAGVPQLWSQYVGLDGKIVGLHRFGMSAPGDQVMKEMGIDAAHVVEAAKSL